In the genome of Arachis hypogaea cultivar Tifrunner chromosome 9, arahy.Tifrunner.gnm2.J5K5, whole genome shotgun sequence, the window TAATATTCAAACATAATCAAACAATAATACCCAGTTGTAGAAAACTCAAATCACAATATTCAAACATAATCAAACAATAGTACCCAGTTGCAGAAAACTCAAATTAGGCTGAAAAACAATATTCAAACATAATCAAACAATAATACCCAGTTGCAGAAAACTTAAATCAGGCTAAACAAAAATTGACAtggaaaaaataataacaataataagtaATAACAGTAACTGATCTTGAGAATGACGATGTGAGGAATCAGATAATCATTTTTGCTAAGATAATCAGATAATCGATTCGAAGAGCTCATTTTTGCTAAAATAATTATGAGAAAAACAAACAACAACATTACAGTAACTCAGTAAGTAAACATTATCATCAGATTTGTAAATCACTTACTAATAGTAATGGCAGAGCCGTCGAGCAAGAAGAGGAGGAAAGAGGAGCGATTCCAGGAGTCCGCCAGTCACAGAATCGCCGAGCAGAGGCGCCGACGAGACTGAGCTGCCGACGACGACaggaggagagagaggaaggCGAAAGGCAGAGGCGCCAGTGAGGAGCGACCGAGCGAGTGAGGAGGGAGCCAAGCTGCTGAAGCTCAGGGAGTGGATCAGCGAACGCCGAAAGGGATGAAGGTCAAAGGTCTGGCCATCTGGGGTGTGGGTGTGGCTGAGCTGAGTGACCGGCGTTAGGGATTGGGAGGCACCGAGGCAGTAGCAGCGTCCCAGCGTGTCTGCGGTGTGAATGTGTGATGTGTGTGTTGAGATTGGAGTAACCCTAAATTTTCAATTTATACCCCCCATGTAAATTTACTGAATTACCCCTTTAAAAAAAGGATGCCAGCCCGCCGGGCCAGCCCGCCCTTCCCCGCCTTGGCCCGCAGTTTTGGCGGTGCGGTTTTGGCGGGTTTTAAAAATTTGGCGGGTTCAAAATCTGGTCCCGACCTGCCTTTTTTGGCGGTTTTGGCAGTTCGATCCGGAGGGTTCGatccgttttgccacccctagtttctttctctttttctcaatgatattcttttgatttttttgaactttatatttttcttatctacCAGGCCTCCTCCAACAGTGTACATGACAAATCTCCTTGTCCTATTTTTCAAAGCATCTCTCTTCTTATTTACCATTTCAATCATCACTTGAGTGAGGTGAGAAAGAATTATCTAATCATTCTAGTTTTTACATAGTAAAAAAAGAACTATTCAACGCTTTTTTCTATACAGAAGCAACCTTGATTTATAGAATTACTTGTGACGAAAGTATATTAAAGAATCTCGATCTTTTTGTCTTACCGGAGGCAATTAAGGAAGCAATAAAAAATCATAACCTTCTATTTTCTTCAGTTTGTTAGTTATATCTCCCTTCTGCTTTCTTTTCTAttcatatttattaaattaataactaaataatgaTGTCTTTCAAATTCTATTTAGGAATTAGGGATTTATTTAACTACAATAATTGTTTGAATAGAATAATTAGAATCAATCCAAACGAAAGAGGATAGCAAAAATGTAATCGCGAATTTATATTTCATAATATTATGtcataaattcaattaaaaaatatttagcaATATTATCTGGAGAACAGATAATATGATTGCATTGCAGACAAATGACTAAGTTCAATATATATAGGTAATGCCTAATTCGGTCCCTGAAATTTTCAACTCGTTTTAGATTAGTCCTCCACTTTTTAAAATGACCAAATAAGTCCTCCACTCTTAGAATCGTGAATCCCCGTTGGTCCAAAAATTAAGAGACGTTTTAACGGCGCTGAGGTGTACAGTTAAGTGCCAAGTTGGCACTTAATTGTATGCTGATGTGGACATACGATGAGTTCAACCCAAATTGGTGTCTCAAATTTGATTAAAACACCCAAATTGATCCATTCACACTTATAAAATCCTAACCTCCCAAATGTTCATTTTTGTTTTTCGTCTCTACTCCTCTCCTCCTCGCTGTTGTTCATCTTTGTTCTTCGTCTCCACTCTTTTCTTCCTTGTTGTTGTTCATCTTGTGAAACTCTGAAAAATCTGCTATTTTGGGTGAGGCATGATGGGCGGTGGTGATAGAAGTCAAAGAAGTTCAAGTAAGAACAATTCCAGTGGGAGAAACTACAGTAACCGAAAAATTCAAACCAGGGGTAAGAACGGTGTATTCTGCAATTGTGGGTTGCGTACGGTGATTAAGTACTCAGTGATGCCAGAAAATTCAGGAAGACTTTTTCATGGGTGTCCCAACTATGAGGTAAAATTCTCTATTTAATAGAATTGTTAAGTTGATACGAGTTTAAAGAGATGATTTGGTGATTGTTAGTTTACTGTTTCTTTTTGCATTATTGTAGTTTGGAGTTCACTATAATTTCTTTCGTTGGGCTGATGGATATGAAGATTGAAGAACAAGGTGTGGTTCCGGTtgcacaaaaaatttttaatgaactCAATTGGAGAATGGAATCTTTAAAGAGTAGTATTAGCACATTAAAAATGCTGATGTTGCTGCTGTTGTGTATTGTAATAACTATTGGGATTGGTTTTGGTATttggttattttgatttttaattaaaaaatagtataGTGTGAGTGTGTTCATGATCAATTTGTAATGATTTATGATTATAAATGAATGAAGTTAAGTTTCTCTCAACTTTGTATCTCATTAACCTGAATATTAACCTGAATGAAGGATAATATAATGACAAAATAAAGCTAATAAATACACATCTTTAACTAAATTAACTTGTAGTAtatcattataattataataaccaTGACAATGGTGTTGTCTTAACAAAAGTACATAATAGTGTCAATTATGCAACAGCATAGtgcaaaatacaaaatataaactaGGCCAAAAGTTTATAGTTAGGGCCATACCACCATGAACAAACACTAACAAAATACAAGTTCATACTTAATCCATCACAACGCAAATTAAAAGCAACAACACCAAATTATTCTGACTATCATAAAGTAACAACTAAAGTCTTCATGACATCATCAAGCTTTCTTTTAGTGCCTTAAATCCAGGTGTTGGAACAAACTTCAACAAAGTTTCTATCTTTTTAGATGTTCCTGCACTTGCTCTTTCCATTGTCTCCCTTGAAACCACATCAGTAACACCaacatttgattttgaaaaactggCTGCATCAACAGATGGCCTGACAATTGGAAGTTTGTTTCGCCTAGTTATCTTCCGATTGGACAACTGTCGATCATAACAAGAGGAATCAACCACAATGCTAATATTTACAATATTAATAGTAATAATTGATCATAATactcaataaaattgttcaaattaTGGCTTGTAAATAATTTTAGTAACATAAATTACCTTAGCAGCATCTTGAGCAACAACACCTTGAACAACAATACCTTGAGCAGCAGCAACATCTTCTACAACAGTACCTTATTGGGCACTAGCTTCATCACCAACTTGATTATCAACTTGAGCATTTTGTGGAGTTTCTTCACCAGCTTCATCATCAGCTTATTCTGCAGCTGTTGCTGCCTCATCTGCCTTTAGCTTTTTTGCAACTTCGCACCTCCTTGTAGTGTGACCAACATCGCCATAAGTTCCACAAGTGAACTTGCCATATTGCCTCTTTAATTTTTTGGACTTTCTCTCTTGACTGCCTCCAACAGGGGCCTCATGTGcatccttctttcttgcatagaGTTTTGGTCTCCCATGTGATTTTGGTCTTGCCGGGGGTAAGCAGTGAGAGTACTCAGACTTGTCCCACATCTCTTCTTCTCTTACTGGATTGATATGAAACTCATATGTCTTATTGTAAGATCCCATTGTCAACCATGCATGAACATAGTTCTCAGGCCGACCATTCATACATGCAATAGCTGCGATGATATGATGACAAGGTAATCCTAAAAGGAAGATAATTAAGTGAATATGTTGCagtatttagaaaaataaatccaaaaaatCTACATGTCTATTACCTGATAGCTGCTATGACCTgcaactgcatgtgtgatttttCAAATCAACTACCACGTTGTGAGGCTCACCATGAACTTCAAACATGACTTCCACAGCATCACCAGACTACATAGGTGTTTAGTATCTACTGAAATATCTCTCCTTTGCAAGCCTACTTTGTTGTATAGGAGGTAAATGTCCAATATGACTGGCTAGCTTGAGTTTATTTCTGGTCATGCTTGTCATGGCAATCCTCTTAACTTCCTCCAGTAGTATAAGTATTGGCTTTGATATATATGGCTTGGTGGCTGAGTTGAAAATTTCACACATGTTGTTGCATACATTGTCATTTTTTGGGGTATCTTTATAGTGTGCTCTGGTCCAGGATTGTCTAGGAATCTTGTCCAGATACTCCCATGCCTTCACATTAATAGTCTTGAGggtttgcatatttttattaaactCTGAAACTGTCTGTGCTCTAACACATGCCCACAATAATGATTTCAGGTGCTTGTCCTTCCATCGCTTTTGAAAGTTATGCCACAAGTGCCATGCACAAAATCTATGATGCACATTGGGCATAACCTCTTGCAGTGTCGGTATGAGTCCCTGCAATTTATAAGTGGCAATAGTAACAGTTCAGAATGATCATGAGAATGGTATCAGTTCAGAATTCACAAGTGTCTAGTGCTCAAAATATATCCTGACTATACATTCATTAAATCCAAATAGTCCCTAACAGAACCATCATTAAATCTAAACAGTCCAATATATCATATATCGTGCATCTATATAGTACATTATACGTACCTTTTGCATGTCACTCATGAAACACCATTTATGCTCCTGATAGGAACCAATGTCTTCatgcaaaagtttcaaaaatcacTTCCAAGTTGTTGTGTTCTCAACAGGAACAATAGCCCATGCTATGGGGTAAATGTGATTGTTTGCATCTTGTCCTCCCACGATACACATCAGCCATCCTCCATAGAAAGTCTTTAAAAACGCTGCATCCAAACCAATCAAGGGTCTACATCCATGCACAAACCCTTGCTTGCAACCCTGAAAATACACATAGAAATTCTGAAAGATAGGGTCTCCCTCAGCTTGTGCATTTACACTTAGTTTCACAGTAGATCCTGGATTTGACCTCAATAACTCCTCTGCATAATTCCTAAGCTTGGCATACTGGGCTGCTTCATCACTTCTCACAATCTTCCTAGCATCTCCTAAAGATCTTGTAATGTTCGTTCTAGACAATTGAACTCCAGTTTTTCTCTTGAAATAGTCAAATACCTCACAATGCCTAAAAGTAGGTTGCTTCATTACCTTTTTTATTAGGATTTCAGTAACCCACTTCCTAGTTACAcacctattttttgtttttctttcataaGTATGGTCATCATTAAATGTCTTAATCTGTCAGCATGCATGCCTTTTGTTATAAGAACAATAGACTAACCAAGGACACTCTTCATTTTTACAAACAATTCTAGCTCTAGTAGTGTCATCTTTGAATATCTTACTCCTCTTCCCTCTTGTAAAGTATAGTTTGTAACAGCCTTCTTAAAAGCTTCCCTAGTTGTAAATTCCATCCCTAATTCTAA includes:
- the LOC140175201 gene encoding uncharacterized protein, which gives rise to MKQPTFRHCEVFDYFKRKTGVQLSRTNITRSLGDARKIVRSDEAAQYAKLRNYAEELLRSNPGSTVKLSVNAQAEGDPIFQNFYVYFQGCKQGFVHGCRPLIGLDAAFLKTFYGGWLMCIVGGQDANNHIYPIAWAIVPVENTTTWKFNDGSVRDYLDLMNGLIPTLQEVMPNVHHRFCAWHLWHNFQKRWKDKHLKSLLWACVRAQTVSEFNKNMQTLKTINVKAWEYLDKIPRQSWTRAHYKDTPKNDNVCNNMCEIFNSATKPYISKPILILLEEVKRIAMTSMTRNKLKLASHIGHLPPIQQRLPCHHIIAAIACMNGRPENYVHAWLTMGSYNKTYEFHINPVREEEMWDKSEYSHCLPPARPKSHGRPKLYARKKDAHEAPVGGSQERKSKKLKRQYGKFTCGTYGDVGHTTRRCEVAKKLKADEAATAAE